CAGCTTCTTCTTCTTCTGCTGGTGCTGCTGCTGCAGGTGCTGCACCTGCTGCTGGTGCTACTGCTGCGGTTGCGATTGCTTCTTCAATATCAACATCTTCTAATGCTGCGATTAAAGCTTTAACTCTAGATTCATCTACAGTAGCGCCAGCTGCTTCTAAGATTTTAGTTACATTTTCTTCATTAATATCTTGTTCTGTGGTGTGCAAAATCATTGCCGCATATATATATTCCATGTTATCACCGTTTTTTGTTATAATAATTTATTTTCTTTTGTAAATCCAATACATATTAAATTTTTTTATATTGAATCTTGTGTGTTTGAAAAACACTTTTAACAATTAAAAAGTATAAATTTTAAATTTTATCTAACCGAACAAAGCACCTAATCCAAGTGCTGCAGTTTCTTCACTTTTATCTTCTTCTTCCTCTTCTTCAACTTCCTCTTCCTCTTCAGCTTCTTCAACGACAGGAGCTGCAGCTACTGCAACATTTGCCAATTTATTAGCGATTTCGTCATCGATTGCATCAGAAGATAATTCACCAGCCAATGCTAACATCTTAGCGTTTGCAAGTGCAATTAACATGTCAGAAGTCTTGTCAGTAGGAATAGCCGCTTCAATAGCAACATTGTATGCTTTAGTATGAGCAGTACTGATAATAGTTGAAATGGTTTGACTAGTTGGGTAAGCAGTAAATACAGATAAGTTAAATGCTTTAGTGAACGCAGTTTGAATATCTGCAATGGTTTCTTCTTCATCAATAGCTAAAACATCTGCTTTAAAGATAGAACCGTCTTCATATACAGCCTTAAGATCCATACCTACTTCCATAGGTTTGATATCCATTCTGGTTAAAGCAGCTGCTACTTGTTTAGAAACTTCTTCTCCAGCTTCCACTACAACAGTATCTTTAGAAACTACAATTTTTCCTTTGTCGATTTTAGCAGGTACGCCTATTTGTTGTAAGTCACCAAGGAACGGACCTGGTGGGAATCCAGTGTCTCCAGCAGGTACAACAATATCTTCAGGAGCAGTTGCCCCAGCTTTTGCAGGAGCGGAAGTTTTACTGTCTTCTAATATTTTGTACAATCTGAAAGGATTCATGTCAGTACATACAAGTGCAGGTTGACCTTCCATAAAATCAGAAAGCCCAGTAATGTTAGCTTTCTCAGCATCACAATCTTCTAAAGCTAATTTCATAAGGTTGATTTTTGATAATCTGATAGTTGCTTTTCCTGCAAGAGTTTTTCTCATTTCTTGCAATTGTCTAGCAGGAATGTTTAATAAGTTAACAATACCTACAACTTCTGCAGAATCAATTAAACCTTTTAATTCATTAACTTCTTCTTTTTTCCATTCAGCAACGTGAGCCATCTTAAATCACCCTCACTACTGAACCCATTGTCGCTTTAATATACATGGATTTGATTTGGTTTCTTCCTTTTTCTAAATTGCGGTCTAATACTGCAAGAACAGCTTCAATATTTTCAGCTAACTTCTCGTCATCCATATCTTGAGTTCCAACTAAGATTTGAATAGAAGGTTGTTGTTTAACACCTACCTTAATGGTAGCTTGTGCTCTTTCAAGTAATGGTTCGATTCTTGCACTAGCAGGCACAGGTTTAGGCATCTTATTACGAGGTCCTAAAATACGACCTAAGAATCTACCTACAAGTGGCATCATATCAGCTTGTGCGATAAATGAATCGACAGAATTGACTACTTTTTTAGCAGCTTTAATGTCTTTACCAAATTCTTGTAAATCTTCTTTGGAAATCACGACATCTACACCAGCATTTTTAGCAGCAAGAGCTAATTCCCCATCAGCGATGACTCCGATTTTGATCTCTTTGCCACGGCCGTTAGGAAGAGCTACTTCTTCGCTAAATCTGTTTTCTGGTTTTCTGACATCTAAATCCTTGAGGTTAATGATAACATCAATGGATTGAGTGAAGTTTCTCGGCTTAGCTTGTTCTTTTGCCTCCTTCACCGCATCAATAATCTCTTGTGTCATATATATCCTCCATGAACTTTGTTCATTTGGAATTTTTACGAGAAATCTTCAAATTAAATAAAATCTTTTAAAAAGCATTATAAAATCTTTAGATTCCTTTTAATATATCAATTAAAACCACATTGTCCTAGAACAAGTAAGACAAAATGATCTTAACATCATTTACATTTAAGTGAATAAATATTATCTATTTATCATAATCAGCTGTTGATATTAAATTAAGAAGATAGATTATAAGAAAGTTATAAAGATTATAGAATAATAATTATTATAAAATAAAAATTATAAGATTTTAATAATCTAATTTATAATTAAATTCAATCATGCAAATTAATCACTTAAATAAATAATATATTAAGCATAATAAATTTTTAATTAAATTTTAAGCATTTTGTAAGCAATTAATAATTTAATAGAATGAATCTATTCTACTAAAATATCATCGTACTCTCCAGCATCAACTGCTTTTTGAGCATCTCTTGGGTCTTTGCCGTCTACGGTAATTCCCATACTTACACAAGTACCCATAATCTCTTTGGTTGCAGCCTTGTAGTCGTTTGCGAGTAATGAATCGAATTTCATTCTTGCAATTTTCAATGCTTGCTCTACAGATAAATCTGCTGCAACTTCAGCACCAGGTTCATGAGCACCTTTTTCAATGCCAAGTTCATCCATAATAAGTGCAGTTGTTGGAGGGGTACCGATTTCAATTTCAAATTCTTTGGTATTACTGTCAATAGTAATGATTACAGGTACTTTCATACCAGCGAAATCAGCACTTTTCTTATTGATCTCTTCAACTACTTGCATCATATTAACACCGAAAGGTCCGATAGCAGGACCTAATGGTGGTCCAGGAGTAGCTGTTCCACCTTCGAGAAGAACTTCAACTGTATCTTTAGCCATTAGTCAGCCTCCTTTTTAATAATTCTAATTTGATCAGCTTTAACAGTAACAGGAATCGGAACTGCTGCTTCAATTAACTCGAGAACAACTTCTTCACGAGATTCATCTAAACGGACAACTTTAGATTTTTCACCTTTGAAAGGACCTGAAACAAGCTCGACAATACTTCCTTTTTGTATTGAAGAGATGATAGGTTGCGGTTTCAAGAATTTTTTAACTTCTTCCAAGGTTATTTGACTGTTAGCATCAATAGTTCCGTCTTTCTTAGCACCTACAATACCTCTTAAATGACGAACCTTCATGTCAGGGTTCTTCATGTCAAGGTTGGTTGCAGATTCGACTATGATATAACCTTTTAATGATTCCGGAACAACTATTGATTTAATATCTACTCCAGGCTTGTCCGCTTTCATCGCTAAAAGTCTTGCAACATTTCTTTCTTGACCTGCTGATGTTTTAAGAGCAAATATGGAATTTTTATGATCTTCCATTTAAATTCACCTATATAATTATTATTTATAATTTTTTATAATTTATTAATAAATTTATAGATTAAATTAAAAGTTATATAAAGTAAAATTTTATTATTTCCCTTAATTTAAATATCCATATAGAAGCACTTTCGTTCAATTCTAATCTATTTTTTGTAAAATTACAAAACAGCAGACATTATTTGAATTTTGAAAAGCTAACAAAATTAAATAATTTATAGACTAAAATCTACAATTTAAATTTAAGAAAATATGAATGTTAAAGTAAAATAAATAAAATTAGATTCATATAATAAGAATATATATGTTATTTATTATATATAAATGTTTCAAATTTCTCTACTTTAAAAGAAAAAATTAAAAAAATAAAAATTTAATAACTGAAACCAGTTATTAAGAAAATAATTAAAAAATAGCTAATTAATGAAAAATTGAAAATCTAAATTATAAGCCTATCAATTGGCCTAATAAAACAATGATGAAACCGATTACTCCAATAATTGCAATACCTATTGCAGTAACTTTGGAGAAATTTAAAAACTCTTCACGATCCGGTTTTCTAGCTACTTTTAATACTCTTTTACTTTGTTTAATGAAATCACTAGTACTTTCTTTAAAATTCATTGAAAATCCCTACATAATAAAAGTTAAGTCAATATAATTTTTTTAAAAAATAAGATTAATTTAAGCCTAATTCAAGTTTTAATTTTAATCTTTAATTTAATCTCTAATTTAATCTTAATTTATAATAATATTATATGTTTTATTTAATTACATTAATAAAGTTTTGCATGAAATTATTAAAAAATCATGATAAAAAATTGAAAAAATATGGTTAATTAAATTGTAAAAAATTGTAAAATAAAACTAAAAAAAGAAAAAGAAATATCACTCCATAGAGTGATAAGAATTTTGGTCCAGGTTTTCGTTGCCGAAGGCAACAGAAAAGCTGGGTTAGAATATACCATCTAAGAACTCATCTAAAGGATCTGCAGGAGCATCATCACTTTTTCCTAATACAGTTCCTTCAAAGTCTTCGTCGAATTCGATTTCTTCGAAATCGTCATTTTTAGGTTCGATGGTATATTGGGATTTTACACCAGAAACAACAATGGTAGTTCTTATCATGTTTTCTAACTCTTCATCGATTTGAGCTCCCCAAATGATGTTTGCTTCTGGATCTAATCTGTCACCAACAATTTGCACGATTTTTTCAGCTTCATTCAAGGTTAAGTCTGAACTACCTGAAATGTTAATCAATGCACCTTTAGCATTGGAAATGTCAATGTCTAATAAAGGACTGCTTAATGCTTCGTGTACAGATTCAATAGCTCTGTCACCAGTTTCAGATTCTCCCATACCAATCATTGCCATACCGGAACCTTTCATGATAGAACTGATATCAGCGAAGTCCAGACTGATAAGTCCAGGTTTGGTAATGAGTTCGGTGATTCCTTTAACAGCTCTTCCTAAGATTTCATCTGAAGCCATGAAAGCTTTGTTTAAAGGAAGGTTAGGAGCAACTTCTAATAATTTATCATTAGGAATAACAATTACAGTATCTGCATTTTCTTGAAGTTTTTCTAAACCGATTTCTGCGTTTTCTCTTCTTTTTACACCTTCAGCAGAGAATGGCATGGTTGCTACAGCAACAGTTAAGGCACCGGATTTCTTAGCTACCTTTGCGATAACAGGAGCAGAACCAGTACCGGTTCCACCACCAAGACCACAGGTAACGAATACCATGTCAGCGCCTTCCAATTCTTCTCTAATGTCTTCTTCACTTTCTTCAGCAGATTCTTCACCTACAGTAGGTTCTCCACCTGCACCAAGACCGCCGCAGGTTTGTCTACCTAAAAGCAATTTTTTATCAGCAGTGCTGTAGAATAAATCTTGAGCATCAGTATTTACAGCAATGGTGTTTGCACCTTCAATACCGATTTCATTCAATCTGGAAATGGTATTGTTTCCTGCACCACCAGCACCAACTACAATAATGTTAGCACGGCTTTTTTGAATATATTCCAATAATTCTTCATCTAAAGCATCATTTGATTTTTTAGGAGCAGAATTTTCAATGGTTTCTTCTGATCCTTTAATTGCATCATCTATAAATTTCACGAGTAAACCCCACAATAATTTATTAATTTAAAAATTATTTATAATAAGTATAAATTCATTTTATTATATTATTTATTAATTATGTTTAAAGTAATATTTAAATGTAAATGAAATATTACTAAAAAATCCATAAAATTTTTAAATTTCTAATTTTAAATTTGTATTTTTATTATTAATTTTATAGTATTTAACTATTTTCAATTAAGTTTATAATAAATAAAAAAATAGTGAAAAAGTGAAAAAATAGAATAATAAATGAAAAATAGGGAAAAATAAAATTAATAGAAATGATTTTATTATCTTGGCATAGCTATGATTTCATGGAATTTGATGTCAAATACATTGGTCATGTTGGCTGCAGTCATTACAACAGCAGTGTCCACTCCATGTCCTGTTCCACCAATAGCTATTATCTCTTCACCTACTGGAATCAATCCTGCATCAGCAAGCATGATGGAGATTTCCGCACATACCTTAATTCCTTGGCAGAATGTTCTGTAGGTTGCTGCAATGATTTCCACAGGAGTTGCTCCACCGAATTTTTTGGAAATACTTTTTCCAACACCGCTTAAGGCATGGGATCCCATATAAGTAACGATTCCTTCCGCTTCAAGCTTTGCTTTTGTCTCATCATCAATGTCTGCCACATTTGCCCCTTTAAATCCGACATGATGGGAACAGTTTACGATGGTGACATCCAATTCCTTCAATGCTTCATTAAGCTTTAATGCACTTGCACCAGTAGCAGAGGCAATGGCAACATATTTAATGTCTGATCCTTCCAATCTTTCCTTGACAAGTTCAATTAGCGCATCGGTATTTTCAATGCCCGGTTCTTCGAAATAAGTGATTGTTTTTTCCATAATCAAATCTCCCATAAGAAAATTAAAAATTATTAATGATTAAAAGTCATATAACTTTATACAATAATAATTATATATTTACTCATATAAAATTATACTATTAATTGAATAAATTTGAATAATTGAATACTTTGAAAGATACCATGACAACTAATCCAACTTACAAAGAAGGGGAAACCAAAGAAGGCCAAAAATACAAATATGTTGAAATCAAAGGGTATAAGGTAATTCCTATTGAAACACATTATATCAAACCTAATGAAAGCATAGATTTCATGATAGATGACATCTCCAAACTTGCAGAGGAAGGAGACTATTTGGTTATTGCAGAAACTCCAATCTCCGTATCTCAAGGCAGATTGGTTGATGAAGCGGATTACACACCATCATTCAAGGCCACATTTTTGGCAACATACTGGAGCAAATACTTTTGGGGATATGTTCTTGGACCTATTCTCGGAATCAAGGAAAGGACAATTAAAAATTTAAGGAAGCTCCCAGAGGAATCCAAAAGACATAAAGAGGTAGTCTTGCAGTTATACGGTTGGAAACATGCATTGAAGCCAGCATCTGAGGCAGGAATTGACTTAAGCAATGCACCTGGAACATGCGTATCACTGCTTCCGGAAAATCCTGAAAAAGTTGCCAAGGAAATCAGTGCAGATATAAAAAATAAAACCAACAACACAATAACAACATTGATTATAGACACCGATGCAACATATAGAAGAGGAAACAAATATTTCACAGGGCTTCCAATAGCCATTCCTGGAATTGAAGCCGACAAAGGTGTTTTCGGATACACTTTAGGACAGCTATCTGAAAACTTGGGATCAACCCCTCTTGGCTGTTCAAGAGAGATAGATGTTGATGAGGCCATCATGATAGCCAATGTTGCAGAGGATTATCAGAAATCATTGTCAACAGCAATGGAAACCATCTACAGTGTAAAAGACGTTTTAGATTCCGATACTCATGAAGTTACTGTAGAATCATTGGATTCTATTATACATACACCTGCAGTTTTGATTAGAAAAATAGAATAAAAATTAACTTTTTTAGTAAAAAAATAAAAAAAATAGAACTGAAATTCTTTTAAAATAAATAAAAAAATAATTAGAAAAATATTAAAAAAAAACAGCTGAAAAATAGCTAAAATAAAAATTATTAAAAAATATAAAAATAAAAAAAGAGAAAAAATAAGAAATTATAAAAGATCTAGCTGGAAATTATTTCTTCCAAAGCTTTGATTTCTTCTTTTTTCTTATCTATTTTTTCTTGATTGTCTTCAAATTCCAAATCAAGGTCACATTCAGGACATAGGAATTCAACGGTTGAAGCGTCCTCAAAGTCCAGACGATAATGTCCATTCGGACAAACGAAGAACATGTTGTTTTCCTCATAATCCAATTCAGCATTCAATCTTTTAAGTTCAGAACTTGCCAAATTGAATTCCA
This genomic window from Methanobrevibacter sp. contains:
- a CDS encoding coenzyme F420-0:L-glutamate ligase; this translates as MTTNPTYKEGETKEGQKYKYVEIKGYKVIPIETHYIKPNESIDFMIDDISKLAEEGDYLVIAETPISVSQGRLVDEADYTPSFKATFLATYWSKYFWGYVLGPILGIKERTIKNLRKLPEESKRHKEVVLQLYGWKHALKPASEAGIDLSNAPGTCVSLLPENPEKVAKEISADIKNKTNNTITTLIIDTDATYRRGNKYFTGLPIAIPGIEADKGVFGYTLGQLSENLGSTPLGCSREIDVDEAIMIANVAEDYQKSLSTAMETIYSVKDVLDSDTHEVTVESLDSIIHTPAVLIRKIE
- a CDS encoding 50S ribosomal protein L11 is translated as MAKDTVEVLLEGGTATPGPPLGPAIGPFGVNMMQVVEEINKKSADFAGMKVPVIITIDSNTKEFEIEIGTPPTTALIMDELGIEKGAHEPGAEVAADLSVEQALKIARMKFDSLLANDYKAATKEIMGTCVSMGITVDGKDPRDAQKAVDAGEYDDILVE
- the ftsZ gene encoding cell division protein FtsZ, with product MKFIDDAIKGSEETIENSAPKKSNDALDEELLEYIQKSRANIIVVGAGGAGNNTISRLNEIGIEGANTIAVNTDAQDLFYSTADKKLLLGRQTCGGLGAGGEPTVGEESAEESEEDIREELEGADMVFVTCGLGGGTGTGSAPVIAKVAKKSGALTVAVATMPFSAEGVKRRENAEIGLEKLQENADTVIVIPNDKLLEVAPNLPLNKAFMASDEILGRAVKGITELITKPGLISLDFADISSIMKGSGMAMIGMGESETGDRAIESVHEALSSPLLDIDISNAKGALINISGSSDLTLNEAEKIVQIVGDRLDPEANIIWGAQIDEELENMIRTTIVVSGVKSQYTIEPKNDDFEEIEFDEDFEGTVLGKSDDAPADPLDEFLDGIF
- a CDS encoding 50S ribosomal protein L10; this translates as MAHVAEWKKEEVNELKGLIDSAEVVGIVNLLNIPARQLQEMRKTLAGKATIRLSKINLMKLALEDCDAEKANITGLSDFMEGQPALVCTDMNPFRLYKILEDSKTSAPAKAGATAPEDIVVPAGDTGFPPGPFLGDLQQIGVPAKIDKGKIVVSKDTVVVEAGEEVSKQVAAALTRMDIKPMEVGMDLKAVYEDGSIFKADVLAIDEEETIADIQTAFTKAFNLSVFTAYPTSQTISTIISTAHTKAYNVAIEAAIPTDKTSDMLIALANAKMLALAGELSSDAIDDEIANKLANVAVAAAPVVEEAEEEEEVEEEEEEDKSEETAALGLGALFG
- a CDS encoding transcription elongation factor Spt5, with the translated sequence MEDHKNSIFALKTSAGQERNVARLLAMKADKPGVDIKSIVVPESLKGYIIVESATNLDMKNPDMKVRHLRGIVGAKKDGTIDANSQITLEEVKKFLKPQPIISSIQKGSIVELVSGPFKGEKSKVVRLDESREEVVLELIEAAVPIPVTVKADQIRIIKKEAD
- the rpl12p gene encoding 50S ribosomal protein P1 yields the protein MEYIYAAMILHTTEQDINEENVTKILEAAGATVDESRVKALIAALEDVDIEEAIATAAVAPAAGAAPAAAAPAEEEEA
- a CDS encoding 50S ribosomal protein L1, with protein sequence MTQEIIDAVKEAKEQAKPRNFTQSIDVIINLKDLDVRKPENRFSEEVALPNGRGKEIKIGVIADGELALAAKNAGVDVVISKEDLQEFGKDIKAAKKVVNSVDSFIAQADMMPLVGRFLGRILGPRNKMPKPVPASARIEPLLERAQATIKVGVKQQPSIQILVGTQDMDDEKLAENIEAVLAVLDRNLEKGRNQIKSMYIKATMGSVVRVI
- a CDS encoding protein translocase SEC61 complex subunit gamma — translated: MNFKESTSDFIKQSKRVLKVARKPDREEFLNFSKVTAIGIAIIGVIGFIIVLLGQLIGL
- a CDS encoding pyruvate kinase alpha/beta domain-containing protein, coding for MEKTITYFEEPGIENTDALIELVKERLEGSDIKYVAIASATGASALKLNEALKELDVTIVNCSHHVGFKGANVADIDDETKAKLEAEGIVTYMGSHALSGVGKSISKKFGGATPVEIIAATYRTFCQGIKVCAEISIMLADAGLIPVGEEIIAIGGTGHGVDTAVVMTAANMTNVFDIKFHEIIAMPR